The genome window CCCGCCGACACCACGAACGTCTCGCGGATGCGCGCCGGCTGATCGTCGTCGCGGCCGTCGGTCTCGAGCACCAGCCGCACGGGTTCACCGTTGCCCCCGCCGGTGCGCCCCTGCACCACGAACCGCTGCAGCGTGCTGTCCTTCACGCCACCCCACCGCGCCTGCTGCATGGCCCGATCGAAGTGCAGGTGATCCACGCTGCGCACCGTCTTGCCCGGCCCGTCGTCGTACGTGTAGCGGAGCTCGAGACCGTCTTCGTCGGGCGCCGGCACGATCTGCAGCTGCGTCGGCAGCGTGACGCGGCGGGTGGAGTCCTGATAGTCCTTGTATTCGAGCGTCCCGTGCCATGTCCCGATCAGACTGGCATAGAGCTGATCGCGCGGCTGAGCCTGCGTGAGTCGCGACGTGCGCACGCAGGCCGCGAACAGCGCAGCGATCGCCAAGGCGACCAGTGGCAAACGGAGACGTGACACGAGGCAGGGACGTAAGGGCACACATCGACGCGCACTCGCGCGGCACAGGAGATAAGACGCAACGACCGGGCAAAGGGTTGCAAGGCGCAAGCCGGTAGGCAAACGGCGGCGTGTCTCTCGGAGACACGCCGCCGTCTGGACTGCCCGCGGCGATCGGAATCGCTGCGCGCCTATCGCTTACTTGTTGCGGAGCCCGTCTTCATCGAAGAAGCCAAACGGGCTCGCGCCACCGACCGCGCCGGTGTTCTCGACGCGGAGCTTCACCTTCTGCGTAGTCGGGCCAATCTGGAGGACGACGCCATAGTCGCCGGTGGTGGCGGTCCCACCGCCACCGGCGCCGCCGAATCCGCCACCGCCGCCGCCACGACCACCCTGCGCCGGCATCGGCAGGCCGATCAGCGCGAAGATCTTCTGCACTGCCGGATTCGATCCGGCGTTCGCGAGCTGCTCCGCCTGCGCCTGCGCCTCACCAGCGGCGGCGGCCGCACCGCGACCCGCCGCGGCAGCCCCTTCCGCCGGACGCGCGCAGAACGGTTCCCACTGCGTCAGCGGACGCTCGCAGGCGCCGCCGGCGCCGCGACCGCCACCGCCGCCACCGCGACCGGCAAAGCCCCCGCCGAAGTTCGGCGGATTCACCAGGCGCTTCGCGAGCGCGATCGCCGTGCTGTCGTACTTCGCCTTCGTGAGCGAATCGAACACCGCCGGTGCGCGCACCGCCCGCAGGATGCTGTCGCGCTTCTCACTGGGCGAGAGCGCCGCGCGCGGCGCCGGACGACCGACGAGCGCATAGCCCCAATTCACCGTGTGCAGGCCGGCCGTGGCCGGCCCGTTGATGGTGCTCACCGTGTCACCACCCGCATCGACGATGCTGATCCGGGCCGTCGTGCCCGGCGTCGTCACGCGATACGAAATGCTCGCGCCATAGGGCGGGTTCTGCGTGGTGAAGAAGTTCTGCGCGTTGCCGTTGCCGCTGGCGCCGCGGAGCGGCTCCTCACCCCACTGGAAGCCGGTCTTCGGCTCGAAGAGATGCACGGGCTTGGCCGCCACCGTCTTCGTGAGCTGCTGGAGCGGCGCGACATCCACGATCCAGATGCCACGGCCGTGCGTCGAGGCGATGAGCTCGCGATCGCGCGGATGGATCTGGAGATCGTAGACCGGCACGCTCGGCAGATTCGCCGCGAACTTGGTCCACGTCGCGCCCCGATCCACCGAGGCGTAGACGCTGATCGACGTCCCGACGTAGAGCACGTCACGGTTCGTCGGATCCTCGCGGACGACGTGCAGGAAGTCGCCCGGCCCACCCGTGGGCAGGTTGTTCACCAGGCTCGAGAACGTCTTGCCACCGTCCTTCGACACGAACAGGTACGGCTTGAAGTCACCCCAGCGATGGTTGTCGAAGGCCACGTACACCACGTTGGTGTCGAACTTCGACGCCTCGATGCGCGTGACGTACACTTCGCCGCCGTTCGGCAGACCGGCGATGTTCTTGCCGATGTTCTCCCACGTGGCGCCGTCATTGCTCGACTTCCAGACGTTGCCGTCGTCGGTGCCGGCGTACAGCAGGCCGGGCTTGGCCGGGCTCTCTTCGAGCGCCACCACGGTGCCGTACGTCTCGGCGCCGGTGGCGTCGAGCGTGATGCCACCGGTAAGGCGCAACGACGTGTCGAGCTTGGCCGTGAGCTGCTTGGACAGGTCGGGCGAAATCAGCTGGAGCTCTTCGCCGCGCTTGCTCGACTTGAGCACGCGATTGCCGCCGAAGTAGATCACCGCCGGATTGTGCGGCGAGATGAAGAACGGCGAGTTCCAGTTGAAGCGCAGCGACAGCGCCACCGAGTCCGCCTGCTGCTGCTTGCGCAATGCCGCGATCGCGGCCGTCTGCGCCTTGGTGGCGGGCACGAGCGGATCACCGCGCACGATGGCAATGGAGTCTTCCCACTGGCGGTACTTGGCCTGCCAGCTGGGCTTCTGGAAGCCCATCCGCTCACCCGTCTTGAGGTTGAGCCGCGACACGTTGCCGCCCTGCGACTCGCCGTACACGATGTTCGGATCGGTCGGATCCATGGCCGCGTAGAAGCCGTCGCCGCCGGCGATCGTGAACCAGTAGCCGAGGCTCGTCTGCGGCGTGCGGCGCTTGCTCGGGCCGCACCACGTGCCGTTGTCCTGCGCGCCGGCGCACACGTTGTACGGCACGCTCATGTCGTACGCGACTTCGTAGAACTGCGCGACCGGGATGTTCTGCGGCTGAATGAAGTTGCCGCCCTTATCGAACGTGATGGCGATGCCACCGTCATTCGCCACTGCCCAGCGGTCAGTATCGTTCGGATCGATCCAGATGCCGTGCGTGTCGATGTGCACGCCGTTCGCGGCAACCCGGTTCGTCTTGCCGCCGTCTTCGGAGAACTGCAGGTCCGTGCTCGAGAAGTACACCCGGTCCGGGTTCTTCGGATCACTGCGCACCTGCGAGTAGTAGAACGGGCGGACGTTGTAGTTGTTCATCTGCTGCCACGTCGTGCCGCCATCGGTGCTCTTGTAGAGCCCGTTCTTCTTGGGGCTGCGCTCGCCGACGATCGGGCCGGTGGTCTTCTCCGACGCCTCGATCATCATGTACATGACGTTCGGGTTGGCGAGATTGATGTTGAGGCTCATGCGCCCCTTGAGCCCCTCGGGGAAGCCGTTCCCCTTCACCTCGGCCCACGTCGTGCCGCCGTCGGTGCTCTTCCAGAGCGCCGAGCCCGGGCCACCGCTCCACAGCGAGTACGGGGTGCGGAAGCGCTCCCAGCTCGTGGCGAACACGATGTTCGGATCCTTCGGATTGATCGCGACGTCCACGAAGCCCGCCTTGTCGCTGACGAACTTGACCAGCTGCCACGTCGCGCCGCCATCGGTCGTGCGATAGAGGCCACGCTCCGGATTCGAACGCCACGCGGCGCCCAGCGCCGCCACGAAGACGATGTTCGGGTTGGTGGGATGCACCGCGATGCGACCGATGTGCTCGGTCTTTTCGAGACCCATCGGCTTCCAGGTGATCCCGCCGTCGGTGCTCTTGAAGATCCCGCCACCCGGTTCAATCGAGTTGCGGGAGTTCGGCTCACCCGTGCCGGCCCATACCTGATTCGTGTCGCTCGGCGCGATGGCGAGCATGCCCATCGAGATCACGCGCTTGTCGTCGAAGACGGGGCGCCAGGTAATGCCGTTGTTGGTGGTCTTCCAGATGCCGCCACCCGCCGCCGCGGCGAAGAGCGTCTTGGAGGGGCTGGGGATGCCGACGATGTCGGACATGCGCCCCATAAAGTTCGCGGGGCCGACGGTGCGCCACCGGAGGCCGGCGACGAACGCCGAGTCGATCGACTGCGCGAGGGCGCTGCCGGCGACCAGCGCCGAACCGGCCACCAGGGCACCGGCGTGGGCCAGACGAACGGCGAGACGGAAACGGGTCATAGAGTGCGGAGGGTTTGGAGTGGGTACAAACACCACCTACCAAACGTGCACCCGGCCCCACACGTTTAGCGAATGATTCCAGCCATCGGCATAGCCGCGCGCGACGCGGCCGGACCGCTCTCTCCGTGGACGTTTGAACGCCGCGATGTCGGCCCGCGCGACGTCCAGATCGAGATCCTGTATTGTGGCATCTGCCACTCCGACCTCCACACCGTGCGAGGTGAGTGGGGGCCGGTGCAGTACCCGCTCGTCCCCGGCCACGAGATCGTGGGCCGCGTGGTCACCGTTGGCGGCGACGTCCACCGCTTCAAGGCCGGCGATCTGGTCGGTGTTGGCTGTATGGTCGACAGCTGTCGCGAATGTGACTCGTGCCGCGCTGGTGTCGAGCAGTACTGCAGCAACGGCATGACCGGCACCTACGACAGCCCGGACAAGGTCTCGGGCGGGCGCACGCAGGGCGGCTACTCCACGACCATCGTGGTCACCGACGACTTCGTACTGCGCGTGCCCGAGACGCTCGACACCGCGGCCGTGGCCCCGCTGCTTTGCGCCGGTATCACCACCTGGTCGCCGCTCCGCCATTGGAAGGTCGGCCCGGGCTCCCGCGTCGGCATCGTCGGTCTTGGCGGGCTCGGCCATATGGGCGTCAAGCTCGCGGTCGCGCTCGGCGCCCACGTCACCGTCTTCACGACCTCCGAGGGCAAGGTCGAAGACGCCAAGCGCCTGGGCGCCCACGCCGTCGTGATCTCCAAGGACAAGGCCCAGATGAAGGCGGTCCGCAACTCGCTCGATCTGATCCTGGATACCGTCAGCGCCCCGCATGACATCGAAGCGGAAATGTCGCTATTGCGGCTTGATGGTGTTCTGTGTCTGCTTGGCGGATCGCCCGAACCTCACCCGTCGCCGGCCCCCTTCACGTTCATCCTGAAGCGTCGCTCCCTCGCCGGATCGCTGATCGGCGGCATCAAGGAGACGCAGGAAATGCTCGATTTCTGCGGCGAGCACGGCATCACCTCGGACATCGAACTCATCACCGCCGCCGACGTGAACACCGCCTACGAGCGGATGCTCAAGGCGGACGTGAAGTACCGCTTCGTCATCGATCTGAAGACCCTCTCGGCCTGAGCCGGCAGGCGTAGCCGTCGGCTCGTACGCCGATCACAAAACTGATCGCCACGTCGTGTGACTGACGGGGCAGCCATTCGTCCCTCGGATGTTGGCTGTCCCGTTTCTCCATTGACCCCGCATCATGTCCGGAACTCCCCCGCTCTCCGACGCGCAGGTCCGCGCCGTGCTGGAGCAGCGTGAACGATTGCAGGAGATCGCCGATCTCCGCCTGACCGCGCCGGACATTCAGGCGCTGCTGCAGGCCTCCTGCGAGCAGGCCGCGCAGGAGTTCCAGCTCCCGATCGGCCTCGTCTCGATCGTGCTCGACGAAGCGCAGTACTTCGCCGCGCGCGTCGGTATCCCGGACTGGATCGAACAGGCCGAGGGGACGCCGAGCGAGTGGAGCTTCTGTCGCTACGCCGTGGCATCCCAGGAGCCGCTGATCGTGGACAACGCCGCGCAGGATGAGCGGCTCAAGGACAATCCGCTGGTCACCGTGGACGGCCTGCGCTGCTATGCCGGCGTGCCGCTCATCAGTTCACGCGGGCATGCGCTGGGATCATTCTGTGTCGCGGGCGTCGAAGCTCGCACATTCTCCGACGCGGAACTCGCGCGACTGCACGAGCTGGCGTCGGAGGTGATGCGGCAGATTGAAGCCCGCCGCGTTCGTGGGCCGGCCTGATGCCCAACCCACGCGTTCCCCTGTACGACCTCGAGGCGCCGACCCTCGCCCTCATCGTCACGTCGCTGTCGCGCTACGTCGATGAGGACGAAGTGCCGGCCTTGCTGACCGCCGCGCGCGCCGAGGCCGGCTTGGAGCCCGAGCATCCGGAGACCCCCGAGGTGCTGCTCCGGCTGGTCGAGGGGCTGGAGCGGCAGGGCGACTTCGCCGCCACCTGCGCCAAGGGGCTGCGGGTGCGCATCAAGTCGTATCTCGTTCTCGCCGCCGCGCACCGCAGCCCGTAAGGCGCGGGCGCTGGTGCGGGCGCCGGTGCGAGCGCCGGTGCGAGCGCCGGTGCGGGCGCCGACCGCCGCGCCGGACCGGGGCCATGGTTTGGTGCGTTCCCCCTTGGACGGTTAGGATAGAGCACGTCCCGCTTTCGCCTCTGTCCACCACCGTGCCGCATTCTCACGTCCCTGATTGGCCGGATCCCGAGCGTCTGCTCGTCGTTGAAGACGACGACTCCTTGCGCGACACCCTCGTGCAGACCCTCTCGACGGTGTGTCGCTCGGTGCGGACGGCCTCGACCGTCGCCGAGGCGGAACGCGAGGTCGCGCAGCACCCACCGGAGCTGATCGTCCTCGATCTTGGTCTCCCTGACGGTGACGGCGCCGATCTGCTGCGGCGCCTGCGCAAGACGACCGATGTGCCGATGATTGTGCTCTCGGGGCGCGACAGCGAGGAAGAGAAGGTCGCCCTGCTCGATGCGGGGGCCGATGACTTCGTCATCAAGCCGTGCGGCGCGAGTGAACTGCTGGCCCGTGTGCGTGGACAGATCCGCCGCGCCTCGACGTCATCGGCCGCGCGTTCGTGGGCACGCGTGTCGGTGGATGGGGTGGAGATCGATCTGATCGAGCAGCGCGTGGTGCGACACGGCACGCCGCAGCGCCTCACCCCCACCGAATGGGCGCTGCTGCGCGCGCTCGTGCTGCACGCCGGTCGGCCGCTCTCGCCCAAGCAACTCTGGGACATCGTGTGGGCCCGCGAGTTCGGCGACTATGCCACTCATGTACGCGTGCACATGACGCATCTGCGGCGCAAGGTCGAGCCGGATCCCTCGATGCCGCGTCTCATCGTGACGGAGCCGGGCGTCGGCTATCGCTTCGCGGCCCCGCGCTAGCCCGTGGAGCTGCCGAATCGCCGACGGGTCTGGGTGCTCTACCTGAGCGCCTGGTTACTCGCGACCGTCGTCTTCGATCGCATCTCGGACAACCCCGACCTTCGTATCGCCCACGGCGTCCTGACCTATCTCCTCCTGATCATCGGGGCGAGCCGGCAGGGGGGGGGGCGCTGGCTGAGCGCGGTGATGGTGTCCATCAGCTACTTCGCGGTGGACTACTTCTTCGTCCCGCCCCGACGACAGTTTGGCGGCGCGAGCGAGTTGAACGCCCTCATTCTCATCGGCTTTGCACTGACCGGGGTGCTCGTCACCGCGCTGTTCGATCAATTGCAGCGGGCGGTCGCGGTCGCCCGTGAGCGCACCGCGGAAGTGGAGCGCCTCAGCGCCGAGCGCCTGCAACTCGAGCGCGACGCCGCCACGGCGCGGGTGCTCACCGAAGCCGATCGCCTCAAGAACGCGCTGCTGGGCTCGATCGCACATGACCTGCGTTCGCCCGTGGCGACGCTCGCGCTGCTGGCCGATCCGGCCGGTGGCTTTGGCCCCACGCAGGCGCTGCAGCGGGTGGGCGAAGAGTCACGCCGTCTGGGCGACTATCTCGCCACGCTGCAACGGTTCGCGAACACCAGCGGCACCGCGCTCCAGCTCGAGGCGCATGACCTCGGCGCGCTGGTCCAGGTGGCGCTGCGATCGGGGGAAGCCGTGCTGTCCAAGCGGACGGTGCGCGTGCACGCGGCGCGTCAGGAGACGCTCGCCTGGTGCGACCAGACGCTCACGGTGCAGGTCCTCGGCAATCTGCTGCAGAATGCCGCGCGCTACTCGGCGCCGGACACGTCGATCGACGTGTTCTGCACGAGCACGCCGGACGGGCTCGAGATCGTGGTGGCCGATCGCGGCCCCGGCCTCGACGAGAGCGATGTCGAGCGCCTCTTCACGCCGCTTCGCCGCAAGCCCGCCCCGTGGAGCGAACCGGTCACCGAGGCGGCGCGCATGGGGATGGGCCTGTCGATCGCCCGCACCTTCGCCCGCGCGCAGGGTGGCGATGTGATGTACCGGACGCGCGACGGCGGAGGATCGTGCTTCGTCCTCCGCCTGCCCGCCCCCGCCAACCGCCCCGTTACTTGATGCAGTCGGTCAACACGCGCCGCTGCGCCTGCTGCGGCGTCTTGATGGCCTCGTAGAAGTCGTTGAAGAACGACAGGTGGCTCTTCACGATGTTCGGCGCCAGCAGCTTGCCGATGTCGTCGGTGTAGAGCGCTTCGATGGCCGGCCGCTTCGTCTTGAAGAGCTCCCAGACCTCGGGATAGGCATCCTTGTGCAGGCAGTAGCCGCGGAAGAGCCGCTCGCGCACCGACTTGATGGGGAGTGACGGATCGACGCCCGCGTAGCTCGCGTTGATCACCCCGGAGAAGTCGAAGTCATACGCGATGGGAATGTTGCGGCCATCGGCGAACGCGATGATCTCTCCGTTGTGCAGGCCGTTGAACGACACATCGGTATTGGCGA of Gemmatimonadaceae bacterium contains these proteins:
- a CDS encoding GAF domain-containing protein; this encodes MSGTPPLSDAQVRAVLEQRERLQEIADLRLTAPDIQALLQASCEQAAQEFQLPIGLVSIVLDEAQYFAARVGIPDWIEQAEGTPSEWSFCRYAVASQEPLIVDNAAQDERLKDNPLVTVDGLRCYAGVPLISSRGHALGSFCVAGVEARTFSDAELARLHELASEVMRQIEARRVRGPA
- a CDS encoding response regulator transcription factor: MPHSHVPDWPDPERLLVVEDDDSLRDTLVQTLSTVCRSVRTASTVAEAEREVAQHPPELIVLDLGLPDGDGADLLRRLRKTTDVPMIVLSGRDSEEEKVALLDAGADDFVIKPCGASELLARVRGQIRRASTSSAARSWARVSVDGVEIDLIEQRVVRHGTPQRLTPTEWALLRALVLHAGRPLSPKQLWDIVWAREFGDYATHVRVHMTHLRRKVEPDPSMPRLIVTEPGVGYRFAAPR
- a CDS encoding NAD(P)-dependent alcohol dehydrogenase; translation: MIPAIGIAARDAAGPLSPWTFERRDVGPRDVQIEILYCGICHSDLHTVRGEWGPVQYPLVPGHEIVGRVVTVGGDVHRFKAGDLVGVGCMVDSCRECDSCRAGVEQYCSNGMTGTYDSPDKVSGGRTQGGYSTTIVVTDDFVLRVPETLDTAAVAPLLCAGITTWSPLRHWKVGPGSRVGIVGLGGLGHMGVKLAVALGAHVTVFTTSEGKVEDAKRLGAHAVVISKDKAQMKAVRNSLDLILDTVSAPHDIEAEMSLLRLDGVLCLLGGSPEPHPSPAPFTFILKRRSLAGSLIGGIKETQEMLDFCGEHGITSDIELITAADVNTAYERMLKADVKYRFVIDLKTLSA
- a CDS encoding PAS domain-containing sensor histidine kinase; the protein is MELPNRRRVWVLYLSAWLLATVVFDRISDNPDLRIAHGVLTYLLLIIGASRQGGGRWLSAVMVSISYFAVDYFFVPPRRQFGGASELNALILIGFALTGVLVTALFDQLQRAVAVARERTAEVERLSAERLQLERDAATARVLTEADRLKNALLGSIAHDLRSPVATLALLADPAGGFGPTQALQRVGEESRRLGDYLATLQRFANTSGTALQLEAHDLGALVQVALRSGEAVLSKRTVRVHAARQETLAWCDQTLTVQVLGNLLQNAARYSAPDTSIDVFCTSTPDGLEIVVADRGPGLDESDVERLFTPLRRKPAPWSEPVTEAARMGMGLSIARTFARAQGGDVMYRTRDGGGSCFVLRLPAPANRPVT